A single region of the Podospora pseudopauciseta strain CBS 411.78 chromosome 1, whole genome shotgun sequence genome encodes:
- the IMD1 gene encoding inosine-5'-monophosphate dehydrogenase (BUSCO:EOG09261T6U; COG:F; EggNog:ENOG503NVXY), which yields MSSDQVLDWRKAEEVLNEYKSRDGLSVHELMDAKAHGGLTYNDFLVLPGYIGFPASAVTLDSKITKKITLKTPLVSSPMDTVTEHEMAIHMALQGGLGVIHHNCSPQAQADFVRKVKRYENGFILDPVVISRETTVGEAKALKEKWGFGGFPVTESGKLGSKLLGIVTNRDIQFEEDFEKPISEVMVTDLITAHDGVDLLEANKILAASKKGKLPIVDSDGNLVSMISRSDLTKNLHFPLASKAADSKQLICAAAIGTRPEDKARLAGLVEAGLDIVILDSSQGNSMYQIEMIKWIKNEYPDLEVIGGNVVTREQAAALIAAGVDGLRIGMGSGSACITQEVMAVGRPQATSVYNVAAFAARFGVPCIADGGVQNVGHIVKGIALGASTVMMGGLLAGTTESPGTSFVSREGKLVKAYRGMGSIDAMQDKKAGGGGKDSQKSNAGTARYFSEGDSVLVAQGVSGAVAHRGSVSKFVPYLAAGLKHSLQDMGMTSVEELHKQVEAGIVRFEIRTPSAQLEGGVNMESYEKKLYA from the exons ATGTCGTCCGACCAAGTTCTTGACTGgcgcaaggccgaggaggtgcTCAACGAGTACAAGAGTCGCGATGGCCTCAGTGTCCATGAGCTCATGGACGCCAAGGCCCATGGCGGTCTCACCTACAACGACTTCCTTGTTCTCCCCGGCTACATTGGCTTCCCTGCCTCTGCCGTCACTCTCGACTCCAAGATCACCAAGAAGATCACCCTGAAGACCCCTCTCGTGTCCTCGCCCATGGACACCGTCACCGAGCACGAGATGGCCATCCACATGGCCCTTCAGGGTGGTCTCGGTGTCATCCACCACAACTGCTCTCCCCAGGCCCAGGCCGACTTTGTCCGCAAGGTCAAGCGCTATGAGAACGGTTTTATCCTCGACCCCGTTGTCATCAGCCGTGAGACCACCGTCGGCGAGGCCAAGGCCCTCAAGGAGAAGTGGGGATTCGGTGGTTTCCCCGTCACAG AGTCCGGCAAGCTCGGTTCCAAGCTTTTGGGTATCGTTACCAACCGTGACATCCAGTTCGAAGAGGACTTTGAGAAGCCCATCTCCGAGGTCATGGTGACCGATCTCATCACGGCCCACGACGGTGTTGACCTCCTCGAGGCCAACAAGATCCTTGCTGCTtccaagaagggcaagctCCCAATCGTTGATTCCGATGGAAACCTCGTTTCAATGATTTCCCGCTCCGATTTGACTAAGAACCTTCACTTCCCCCTCGCTTCCAAGGCTGCCGACTCCAAGCAGCTCATctgcgccgccgccatcgGTACCCGTCCCGAGGACAAGGCCCGTCTTGCCGGCCTTGTTGAGGCTGGCCTCGACATTGTCATCCTGGACTCGTCTCAGGGTAACTCGATGTACCAGATCGAGATGATCAAGTGGATCAAGAACGAGTACCCTGACCTCGAGGTCATTGGTGGCAACGTTGTCACCCGTGAGCAGGCTGCTGCTCTCATCGCCGCCGGTGTCGACGGTCTCCGTATTGGTATGGGCTCCGGCTCTGCCTGCATCACCCAGGAGGTCATGGCCGTCGGTCGTCCCCAGGCTACCTCCGTCTACAATGTTGCTGCTTTCGCCGCCAGATTCGGTGTTCCCTGCATTGCCGACGGTGGTGTCCAGAATGTTGGCCATATTGTCAAGGGCATTGCCCTTGGTGCCTCCACCGTCATGATGGGCGGTCTCCTTGCTGGTACCACTGAGTCTCCCGGTACTTCCTTCGTCTCCCGCGAGGGTAAGCTCGTCAAGGCCTACCGCGGCATGGGTTCCATCGACGCCATGCAGGACAAgaaggctggtggtggtggcaaggACAGCCAGAAGAGCAATGCTGGCACTGCCCGCTACTTCTCCGAGGGCGACTCCGTCCTTGTTGCTCAGGGTGTCTCTGGTGCCGTTGCCCACCGTGGCTCCGTCAGCAAGTTCGTCCCTTACCTCGCTGCCGGTCTCAAGCACTCCCTCCAGGACATGGGCATGACCAGCGTCGAGGAGCTCCACAAGCAGGTCGAGGCCGGCATTGTCCGCTTCGAGATTCGCACCCCCAGCGCTCAGCTCGAGGGCGGTGTGAACATGGAGTCCTATGAGAAGAAGCTCTATGCTTAA
- the LYS1 gene encoding Saccharopine dehydrogenase (EggNog:ENOG503NWDX; BUSCO:EOG09262XGK; COG:E) → MAPTVLHLRSETKPLEHRSALTPTTTAALIKAGYVVNVERSPERIFDDSEFEAVGATLVPEGSWEEVPKEHIIVGLKELEEKEFPLKHVHVQFAHCYKHQAGWENVLARFPRGGGTLLDLEFLVDERGRRVAAFGFHAGFAGAALALEVWAHQLTHPPSSPFPGVASYPNEDALITNVKKALATGTAAAGRPPRVIVIGALGRCGSGAVDALRKAGVPEENILKWDMAETAKGGPFKEITDSDIFVNCIYLTSKIPNFVNLDSLQVPDRKLSVVCDVSADTTSPFTPVPIYTVATTFDKPTVPVESLSSGPALSVISIDHLPSLLPREASEAFSRKFPPHPP, encoded by the exons ATGGCTCCCACGGTGCTTCACCTCCGCAGTGAGACCAAGCCCCTCGAGCACAGATCTGCCCTCACCcccacaaccaccgccgccctcaTCAAGGCCGGCTACGTCGTCAACGTCGAGCGTTCCCCAGAGAGAATCTTTGACGACAGCGAGTTCGAGGCCGTCGGCGCCACCCTCGTTCCCGAGGGCAGCTGGGAGGAGGTTCCCAAGGAGCACATCATTGTTGGTctcaaggagctcgaggagaaggagt TCCCCCTCAAGCACGTCCACGTCCAATTCGCCCACTGCTACAAGCACCAAGCCGGCTGGGAAAACGTCCTCGCCAGGTTCCCCCGAGGAGGCggcaccctcctcgacctcgaatTTCTCGTCGACGAACGCGGCCGCCGCGTAGCAGCCTTTGGCTTCCACGCCGGATTCGCCGGCGCCGCGCTCGCCCTCGAAGTCTGGGCCCACCAACtcacccatcccccctcctcccccttccccggcgTAGCCTCCTACCCCAACGAAGACGCCCTGATCACCAACGTCAAGAAGGCCCTCGCCACcggcaccgccgccgccggccgTCCCCCCCGCGTCATCGTTATCGGCGCCTTGGGTAGGTGCGGTTCCGGCGCTGTTGACGCCCTCCGCAAGGCTGGTGTCCCAGAGGAGAACATCCTCAAGTGGGATATGGCCGAAACCGCCAAGGGTGGTCCTTTCA AGGAAATCACCGACTCCGACATCTTCGTAAACTGCATCTACCTCACCTCCAAAATCCCAAACTTTGTCAACCTCGACTCCCTCCAGGTCCCCGACAGAAAACTCTCCGTCGTCTGCGACGTCTCAGccgacaccacctccccctttaCCCCAGTGCCAATCTACACCGTCGCGACTACATTCGACAAGCCCACCGTTCCCGTCGAGAGCCTCTCTTCTGGACCTGCGCTTTCGGTGATTTCTATTGACCACCTCCCTTCTCTTTTGCCAAGGGAGGCGTCTGAGGCTTTCAGCCGCAAGttccccccccaccctccttaA
- a CDS encoding hypothetical protein (COG:K; EggNog:ENOG503P1E8) yields the protein MSSSRSTSPFDKLSYGTSTSSLRRLLPASNDEAASEASVNLETSPTPGSSAAGTGQAAPRRRRQATTAACRACRKRKSKCDGARPTCSVCRDRKTKCEFDTIAATETHTQALKRKYTELLQQKSTFEQIYEVLRSRPEKEAEEIFQRIRRGAEASSILRHVNYGDVLVQMALVPETRFRYEFPYLPDMPIYLQRHDNPYLDSEVFDCALRGAVKQPQPQQQRALPSVNDMLGSPRDALDQRDPYLKPYSSAIVVDPWLDSLTPSNWTLVSSDDNFMRQVIHDYFLYDYDWFTFFHKDYFLQDMASDRPRHCSRLLVNAVLCIGCYCHRKLPGRSESWNPQNIGNQFLAEAKRLFEVEAEVPRPSMLDPEWQQKYHDWECRRLTTVQAALLLNVIYNLNGSDRLGWRYTIRAVEMAHEIRLFQAVPSHVSSDIRCAREFTAWCLFTWQSLSSYHYLKPPLMARPPETPLPDPSKNPQWWGELWIRYPQTPARLPTHHGHLAKARADFWTIMNDFSLLSFSQPHVKMPLDQVVGFYNRLRGWLQNLPEPLTPKRLVLPHHLKVHMHYNCVLIDLLKPLLGLNWSDTTQPNKTLDDAHHEAAIHLETLLRLYYLRHGFEAFDGFLLHFLGSLNFIKINTREAQDNSLFLESHRSTMLLLMKGIRDQSQCHTVAKMVLRLQAHLMRSDDVALLKRFVDIETARLACGPESPRLVEEEVILSDWPAYEIGLEAKAEQKSRGVDFASMVSSVTAEGGGGGYGESTSGSRSSASSG from the exons ATGTCGAGCTCCAGATCGACTTCGCCATTTGACAAGCTGTCGTAcggcaccagcaccagctcgCTACGCCGACTGCTCCCTGCATCGAACGATGAAGCAGCGAGTGAGGCTTCGGTGAATCTCGAAACCAGCCCGACCCCGGGGTCCTCGGCCGCGGGGACTGGGCAGGCTGCTCcgcggagaaggaggcaaGCTACCACGGCTGCGTGTCGGGCCTGTCGAAAGAGAAAGTCAAAG TGTGATGGTGCACGCCCAACATGTTCAGTATGTCGTGACCGGAAAACAAAGTGCGAGTTTGATACGATTGCCGCGACCGAGACCCATACCCAAGCCCTGAAGCGCAAGTACACCGAGCTTCTGCAACAAAAGAGCACATTCGAACAGATCTATGAGGTCCTTCGGTCCAGACCGGAAAAGGAAGCCGAAGAAATCTTCCAACGGATACGGAGGGGCGCAGAGGCCAGCTCCATACTAAGACATGTCAACTATGGCGACGTGCTTGTGCAGATGGCCCTCGTGCCGGAAACGCGGTTTCGATACGAGTTTCCCTACCTGCCGGATATGCCCATCTACCTTCAAAGACACGACAACCCATACCTCGACTCAGAGGTCTTTGACTGTGCTTTGCGGGGGGCTGTCAAGCAACcgcaaccacagcagcaacggGCCTTGCCTAGCGTGAACGACATGTTGGGTTCTCCCCGTGACGCCTTGGACCAGCGGGATCCATACCTGAAGCCGTATTCCTCTGCCATTGTGGTGGACCCCTGGCTGGACTCGCTCACGCCGTCAAACTGGACGTTGGTGAGCAGTGATGACAATTTCATGCGTCAGGTTATTCACGATTATTTTCTGTACGACTATGATTGGTTTACTTTTTTCCACAAGGACTACTTTCTGCAGGATATGGCGAGTGACCGACCACGGCACTGCTCAAGGTTATTGGTCAATGCCGTCCTGTGCATAGGATGT TATTGTCATCGAAAGCTGCCAGGTCGCTCCGAGTCATGGAACCCCCAAAATATCGGGAACCAGTTCCTCGCCGAGGCCAAGAGGCTCTTTGAGGTTGAAGCCGAGGTGCCAAGACCGTCTATGCTTGATCCAGAATGGCAGCAAAAGTATCACGACTGGGAGTGCCGCAGGTTAACCACCGTTCAGGCGGCGCTCCTGCTCAATGTTATCTACAACCTGAATGGCTCTGACAGGCTAGGATGGCGGTATACGATCCGGGCTGTGGAAATGGCACACGAAATACGGCTCTTCCAAGCAGTTCCGTCTCATGTCAGCAGCGACATTCGGTGCGCCAGGGAGTTCACAGCGTGGTGTCTGTTCACCTGGCAAAGTCTCAGCTCCTATCACTACCTCAAGCCACCCTTGATGGCCCGGCCGCCGGAAACACCTTTGCCAGATCCGTCCAAGAACCCCCAGTGGTGGGGAGAGCTGTGGATACGATATCCCCAAACGCCAGCTCGTCTACCCACTCACCACGGCCACCTCGCCAAGGCCAGAGCAGACTTTTGGACCATCATGAACGATTTTTCGCTGTTGAGCTTCTCGCAACCTCACGTCAAGATGCCGCTTGATCAGGTTGTGGGGTTCTACAATCGACTCCGCGGATGGCTACAGAATCTACCTGAGCCATTGACACCCAAACGGCTTGTGCTACCGCATCACCTAAAGGTTCACATGCATTACAACTGCGTCCTGATCGACCTGCTGAAACCACTGCTCGGTCTGAACTGGAGCGACACCACCCAGCCAAACAAGACACTTGACGACGCGCACCACGAAGCGGCTATTCACCTCGAGACGTTGCTCCGGCTGTACTACCTCCGGCACGGCTTCGAGGCCTTTGACGGTTTTTTGCTGCACTTTCTCGGCAGTTTGAACTTTATCAAGATCAACACGAGGGAGGCGCAGGATAATTCCTTGTTTCTCGAGTCGCACCGCTCGACGATGCTGCTGCTTATGAAGGGGATTAGGGACCAGAGCCAGTGTCATACGGTGGCGAAGATGGTGCTACGGCTGCAGGCGCATCTGATGAGGTCGGATGATGTGGCTTTGCTGAAGAGGTTTGTGGATATTGAGACGGCTAGGTTGGCGTGTGGGCCGGAGAGTCCGAgattggtggaggaggaggtgatttTGAGTGACTGGCCGGCGTATGAGATTGGGTTGGAGGCGAAGGCGGAGCAGAAGAGTAGGGGGGTGGATTTTGCGAGTATGGTCAGTTCGGTGacggcggagggggggggtggtgggtatgGGGAGAGCACGAGTGGGAGTAGgtcttctgcttcttcggggtag
- a CDS encoding hypothetical protein (COG:O; EggNog:ENOG503NVI6), producing the protein MDEIEDVSYACSVASFENIGHPTPATNPADEKDNAVVYTTIAINEHGKITSTHNGKPPPPSPPPTNHLDPTAPVVEILTTITTPSPHNNRQQAMMMNLHRPQSYPYRTPDMEDEDNDLPPPDLIPSMMGDLPNNAFGFGKKKEMVIHSPYLRSALSAVVQYYPGFEVIQRGTVLRIAEPYQVLAHHWGELEEYKTSQPDCHDGRYAATTAAHIDVLLTFLADLYGPGLDDEKKRWEKGRATYSRFWCLLKPGSVVYREKDGEWTGCVVSGINFLRAAGSVEGVGSDGMLVYMWGIAYKKGLMRREMIQRIIWPWGGERDITSLPVVPERWVKGGVRGQRVEMGRRYWGLAGGVSYREYEGYLGGGRTKEMIKGKVIVDPEGYERFSEQSPHHRIATPKFAPRWDQQHTPARQDRLPQMLSRCSCAVCNSSRGKQEPSPWAGFDDLDPRSSPLPRNEEIYFMVIGPLIPAFILKERRWAHIRTSSLHHITPSPTPFNHLVLDPATKQTLKAVITPFSSPPSSPSQIYPWPSDIIPDKGLGRIFLLHGPPGVGKTLTAEVSSLLTRRPLLPLTPADLPPSPSEIETSLSYYLTLSERFGALVLIDEADVYLERRQSKDLRRNSLVSVFLRALEYYKGVMMLTTNRVEMFDDAFTSRIHVALHYKELDEEQRGRVWEVGFDRLERESNGRVVVHTAAREWVKGKEMRELGWNGREIRNGLQTAVALAEFEANEKGVVGRVVVKEGHLKTVGGLSRGFREYMRERKGGLENREDKDEGEDEEDEEEEEEEEEKEGDPIQKLPIDHPLRQPEYQFQLYLLEQQSVRTQWRIKLDKSKNSPAMLNGRVYDDWEEEYHHR; encoded by the exons ATGGATGAGATCGAAGACGTC TCCTACGCCTGCTCCGTAGCGAGCTTCGAGAACATTGGACATCCTACACCAGCAACCAACCCCGCCGATGAAAAGGACAATGCTGTTGTTTACACCACCATCGCAATCAACGAACACGGCAAAATAACCTCCA CCCACAACggcaaaccccctcccccttccccccctcctacCAACCATCTTGATCCCACCGCCCCCGTCGTGGAAATCCTCACcacaatcaccaccccctccccccacaaCAACCGCCAGCAAGCAATGATGATGaacctccaccgcccgcAATCCTACCCCTACCGAACCCCCGACATGGAAGACGAAGACAacgacctcccccccccgGACCTCATCCCCTCCATGATGGGCGACCTGCCTAACAATGCTTTTGGTTTTGGTAAGAAGAAAGAAATGGTAATCCACTCCCCTTACCTCCGGTCTGCGCTTTCGGCTGTGGTGCAATACTACCCCGGTTTTGAGGTCATCCAACGGGGGACCGTGCTGAGGATAGCGGAGCCTTACCAGGTGCTTGCGCATCACtggggggagttggaggaaTATAAAACATCTCAGCCGGACTGCCATGACGGGAGGTATGCAGCCACTACGGCGGCACATATTGatgtcctcctcaccttcctcgccgATCTCTACGGCCCCGGCTTAGATGACGAGAAAAAACGCTGGGAAAAAGGCCGGGCGACATACAGCCGCTTCTGGTGCCTCCTCAAGCCGGGGAGTGTGGTGTACCGCGAgaaggatggggagtggACGGGGTGCGTGGTTTCTGGGATTAACTTTCTACGAGCGGCTGGTTcggtggaaggggtggggagTGATGGGATGTTGGTTTACATGTGGGGGATTGCCTACAAGAAGGGGCTGATGAGACGGGAGATGATACAGAGGATTATTTGGCCTTGgggtggggagagggatatCACTTCCTTACCTGTGGTGCCTGAGAGATGGGTGAAGGGTGGGGTGAGGGGACAGAGGGTCGAGATGGGGAGACGGTATTGGGGGTTGGCTGGGGGGGTTAGTTATAGGGAGTACGAAGGGtacttgggaggggggaggacgaaGGAGATG ATCAAAGGGAAGGTTATTGTCGATCCGGAGGGGTACGAGCGGTTTTCTGAGCAGTCGCCTCATCACCGCATTGCGACGCCCAAGTTTGCCCCTCGCTGGGATCAGCAGCACACCCCGGCGAGACAGGACAGGTTACCGCAGATGTTGTCACGGTGCAGCTGTGCTGTTTGCAACAGTAGCCGGGGGAAGCAAGAGCCTAGTCCCTGGGCAGGGTTTGACGACCTCGACCCGAGATCCTCACCCCTGCCCCGAAACGAGGAGATATATTTCATGGTCATTGGGCCCTTGATCCCAGCTTTTATCCTCAAAGAACGCCGCTGGG cgCACATCCGAACCTCCTCCCTGCACCAcataaccccctcccccacccccttcaaccacctcgtcctcgacccAGCGACAAAACAAACCCTCAAAGCCGTGAtaacccccttctcctcccccccttcttccccttcccaaatCTACCCCTGGCCAAGTGACATAATCCCCGACAAAGGCCTCGGCAggatcttcctcctccacggcccCCCAGGCGTGGGGAAAACCCTCACAGCAGAagtctcctccctcctcacccgccGCCCATTactccccctcacccccgccgacctccccccttccccttcggAAATCGAAACCTCGTTGTCATACTACCTCACCCTGTCGGAACGCTTCGGCGCCCTAGTCCTCATCGACGAGGCAGACGTCTACCTTGAGCGTCGCCAATCCAAAGATCTCCGTCGTAACAGTCTTGTGTCGGTATTCCTGCGGGCGCTGGAGTATTAcaagggggtgatgatgctcACGACGAACAGAGTGGAGATGTTTGATGATGCTTTTACCAGTCGGATTCACGTCGCGTTGCACTATAAAGAACTGGATGAGGAGCAGAGGGGGCGGGTCTGGGAGGTGGGGTTTGATAGACTGGAACGGGAGAGTAAtgggcgggtggtggttcaCACAGCGGCGAGGGAGTGGGTTAAGGGGAAAGAgatgagggagttggggtgGAACGGACGGGAGATCAGGAACGGGCTTCAGACTGCTGTTGCGCTGGCGGAGTTTGAGGCAAacgaaaagggggtggtgggacgggtggtggtgaaagaGGGGCATTTGAAAacggtgggggggttgagtaGGGGGTTTAGGGAGTAtatgagggagaggaagggagggttgGAAAA CAGAGAAGACAAAGACGAAGgcgaagatgaagaggacgaggaagaggaagaggaagaggaagagaaagagggcGATCCCATCCAAAAACTACCAATCGACCACCCCCTCCGACAGCCCGAGTACCAGTTCCAACTCTACCTTTTAGAACAGCAATCTGTCAGGACACAGTGGCGGATAAAGTTGGATAAGTCAAAAAACTCTCCCGCGATGCTCAACGGGAGGGTGTATGACGACTGGGAAGAGGAGTATCACCATCGTTAG
- the atg6 gene encoding Vacuolar protein sorting-associated protein atg6 (COG:T; BUSCO:EOG09262FJB; EggNog:ENOG503NUUK) — MFCQKCRGPLKLDGSLDDLNPAAYDLLVATHSQQPPKKPPAASRTLHSQDRARKSTYEKAVRQAGQPMFKRHGGPPRASDSSMSFIFLTESQITPHRSQQPKQQDASSAQPANGGNDGPPDDDKSYEMERIAKLFEILSARSDIDHPVCVECTELLLEELQKRLEATNRERDAYVACLKEIQASAPTDDEIRAQDEALRRASQAVAERRREIEQLEEERAKLDLELLALEEEAEKVDAQEDVFWRERNAFASRLAHFQDERDSINSTFDHDSRQLEKLQRSNVYNDTFCISHDGTFATINGLRLGRLHARPVDWPEINAAWGHALLLIVTVAEKLNYHFDGYEPQPMGSCSRIIKLEYQSPSSSRYGSARSAPPPAPKRHVLELFSSGDMPFGITIMHRKFDQAMVAFLELVRQLGDFVQKQTAREGTPLALPYRIEGDKIMDVSIKLGIAQDDGWTKACKLTLTCCKFLLAHASNVNSMSNGRGAGGG; from the coding sequence ATGTTTTGCCAGAAATGCCGCGGCCCTCTGAAGCTCGACGGCTCTCTGGATGACCTCAATCCGGCTGCCTATGATCTCCTCGTGGCGACACACTCACAGCAACCACCCAAGAAACCCCCAGCCGCATCGCGAACTCTACACTCCCAGGACAGGGCGCGCAAGTCCACTTATGAGAAGGCTGTTCGACAGGCCGGTCAACCCATGTTCAAGAGACATGGAGGACCCCCACGAGCCAGCGACAGTTCCATGTCATTTATCTTCCTGACTGAGTCTCAGATCACACCACACAGAAGCCAACAACCAAAGCAACAAGATGCTTCCTCGGCGCAACCGGCGAATGGAGGAAATGATGGGCCACCAGACGACGACAAGTCTTATGAGATGGAGCGCATCGCCAAACTGTTCGAGATCCTGTCAGCGCGATCCGATATAGACCACCCAGTGTGCGTCGAGTGCACCGAGCTTTTATTGGAGGAATTACAGAAAAGACTCGAGGCGACAAACCGTGAGCGGGACGCGTACGTCGCTTGCCTCAAAGAGATACAGGCCAGCGCACCCACAGACGACGAGATTCGAGCCCAGGACGAAGCCCTCCGGAGGGCCAGCCAAGCCGTGGCCGAGCGCCGCAGAGAAATCGAGCAGCTAGAGGAGGAAAGGGCCAAACTAGATCTCGAGCTCCTTGCACTCGAAgaagaggccgagaaggTTGACGCTCAAGAAGACGTCTTTTGGAGGGAACGCAACGCCTTCGCCTCTCGACTAGCCCATTTTCAAGACGAACGCGACAGCATTAACAGCACCTTTGACCACGATTCCCGCcagctcgagaagctccaACGCAGCAACGTATACAACGACACATTCTGCATCAGCCACGACGGAACCTTTGCCACCATCAACGGCCTCCGCCTAGGCCGTTTGCACGCCCGCCCGGTCGACTGGCCCGAGATCAATGCCGCCTGGGGCCACGCCCTCTTGCTCATCGTGACAGTCGCCGAGAAGCTCAACTACCACTTTGACGGCTATGAGCCCCAGCCCATGGGGTCTTGCTCCCGAATCATCAAGTTGGAATAccaatccccctcctcgagCCGGTACGGCTCAGCCAGGAGCGCCCCTCCACCCGCGCCGAAGCGTCATGTTTTGGAGCTGTTCTCTAGCGGGGACATGCCATTTGGCATCACAATCATGCATAGGAAGTTTGACCAGGCGATGGTGGCGTTTCTGGAGCTGGTGAGGCAGCTGGGCGACTTTGTGCAGAAGCagacggcgagggaggggacgCCGCTCGCGCTGCCGTACAGGATCGAGGGGGACAAGATTATGGATGTGAGCATCAAGCTGGGGATTGCGCAGGATGATGGGTGGACAAAGGCTTGCAAGTTGACGTTGACGTGCTGCAAGTTTTTGTTGGCGCATGCGAGTAATGTGAATTCGATGAGTAACGGGaggggggctgggggtggatga
- the vti1 gene encoding t-SNARE VTI1 (COG:U; BUSCO:EOG09264R4M; EggNog:ENOG503NWBQ), whose product MSNLLDTDAGTELFKHYESEYLLVRADLTQKLDQINELSGEPRKAALSAAERALEETDELVGQMQMEKQNVPSSQRTAINRRIRDYKSDVDGYRRKLRTLAEDRSALFGGRYTDNPGGASGDAQLEQRQQLLSGTDRLDRSTQRLKASQQLANETESIGANTLATLQQQRETIEHTTRVMYESEGYVDRSLKSIKGIARRMATNRIITIAIITVLVLLIFAVIFSKFK is encoded by the exons ATGtccaacctcctcgacaccGACGCCGGCACCGAGCTCTTCAAGCACTACGAATCAGAATACCTGCTCGTCCGCGCCGACCTGACCCAGAAACTCGACCAAATCAATGAGTTATCCGGCGAGCCCAGAAAGGCCGCCCTCAGCGCGGCAGAGCGGGCGCTGGAGGAAACCGACGAGCTAGTGGGCCAGATGCAGATGGAGAAGCAAAACGTCCCCTCGTCTCAGCGCACAGCAATCAACAGACGGATCCGCGACTACAAGAGCGATGTCGATGGATACAGGCGAAAGCTGCGGACTCTGGCCGAGGACAGGAGTGCGCTTTTTGGGGGACGGTACACGGACAATCCCGGTGGTGCTTCTGGGGATGCGCAGCTGGAGCAGAGGCAGCAGTTGCTGTCTG GAACCGATCGTTTGGACCGCAGCACTCAGCGCCTGAAGGCTAGTCAACAGCTGGCGAACGAGACCGAGTCCATCGGTGCCAACACTCTGGCCAcgctgcagcagcagcgcgaGACGATCGAGCACACCACGCGCGTTATGTACGAGAGCGAGGGTTATGTCGATCGCAGTTTGAAGAGCATCAAGGGCATTGCCCGTAG GATGGCTACCAATCGGATAAtcaccatcgccatcatTACCGTCTTGGTTTTGCTCATCTTTGCTGTCATCTTTAGCAAGTTCAAATGA